A genome region from Brassica oleracea var. oleracea cultivar TO1000 chromosome C2, BOL, whole genome shotgun sequence includes the following:
- the LOC106324965 gene encoding sulfate transporter 1.2-like: MSGRAHPDVNPVTDGGDLPIKSSPHRHKVGVPPKQNMFHDFMYTFKETFFHDDPLRHFKDQPKSKKFMLGLQSVFPVFDWGRNYNLKKFRGDLTAGLTIASLCIPQDIGYAKLANLDPKYGLYSSFVPPLVYACMGSSRDIAIGPVAVVSLLLGTLLRAEVDPNTNPDEYLRLAFTATFFAGVTEAALGFFRLGFLIDFLSHAAVVGFMGGAAITIALQQLKGFLGIKKFTKKTDIIAVLDSVFSAAHHGWNWQTILIGASFLTFLLTSKFIGKKSKKLFWIPAIAPLISVIISTFFVYITRADKQGVQIVKHLDKGINPSSFHQIYFSGHYLAKGIRIGVVAGMVALTEAVAIGRTFAAMKDYQIDGNKEMVALGVMNVVGSMSSCYVATGSFSRSAVNFMARCQTAVSNIIMSIVVLLTLLFLTPLFKYTPNAILAAIIMNAVIPLIDIQAAILIFKVDKLDFVACMGAFFGVIFASVEIGLLIAVSISFAKILLQVTRPRTAVLGNIPRTSVYRNIQQYPEATMVPGVLTIRVDSAIYFSNSNYVRERIQRWLLEEEENVKAASLPRIQFLIIEMSPVTDIDTSGIHALEDLYKSLQKRDIQLILANPGPLVIGKLHLSHFADMLGYDHIFLTVADAVEACGPKLSDEV, translated from the exons ATGTCTGGGAGAGCTCATCCTGATGTGAATCCGGTGACGGATGGTGGAGATCTTCCGATCAAATCGTCGCCTCACCGGCATAAAGTTGGTGTCCCACCGAAGCAAAACATGTTCCATGATTTCATGTACACGTTCAAAGAAACCTTCTTCCATGATGATCCTCTCAGACACTTTAAGGATCAGCCTAAGTCTAAGAAGTTCATGCTCGGTCTCCAATCTGTGTTCCCGGTTTTCGATTGGGGACGTAACTATAATCTCAAGAAGTTCCGTGGTGATCTCACTGCCGGTTTAACTATTGCCAGTCTTTGTATCCCTCAG GATATTGGATATGCTAAGCTTGCGAACCTGGATCCTAAATACGGTTTAT ATTCGAGTTTTGTTCCACCGTTGGTGTATGCTTGTATGGGGAGTTCTAGGGATATAGCAATTGGACCTGTTGCTGTGGTATCTCTTCTGCTAGGTACTCTCCTTCGAGCTGAGGTTGATCCAAACACAAATCCTGATGAGTATCTCCGACTCGCCTTCACGGCTACGTTTTTTGCCGGTGTCACTGAAGCAGCCCTTGGCTTCTTCAG ATTAGGGTTCTTGATTGATTTCCTTTCCCATGCGGCTGTGGTTGGATTCATGGGTGGTGCAGCCATCACAATCGCTCTTCAGCAGCTCAAAGGTTTCTTAGGGATCAAGAAATTTACCAAGAAAACTGATATCATCGCTGTTTTAGATTCAGTCTTTAGCGCAGCTCATCATGGT TGGAATTGGCAGACTATACTCATTGGTGCATCCTTCTTGACCTTCCTTCTCACATCTAAGTTCATT GGCAAAAAGAGCAAGAAACTGTTCTGGATTCCAGCGATTGCGCCATTGATATCAGTTATCATCTCCACCTTCTTTGTCTACATAACCAGAGCTGACAAACAAGGAGTCCAAATC GTTAAACACCTTGACAAAGGCATCAATCCTTCATCGTTCCATCAAATCTACTTCTCCGGACATTATCTTGCTAAGGGCATTCGTATTGGTGTAGTTGCTGGAATGGTCGCCTTAACG GAAGCTGTGGCCATTGGAAGAACGTTTGCTGCAATGAAAGACTATCAAATCGATGGTAACAAAGAGATGGTAGCACTAGGTGTTATGAACGTTGTTGGTTCCATGTCTTCTTGCTACGTAGCGACTGGATCATTCTCAAGATCAGCTGTAAACTTCATGGCTAGATGTCAAACTGCGGTTTCAAACATCATAATGTCAATCGTTGTTCTCTTGACATTGCTCTTCCTCACGCCGTTGTTTAAGTACACACCAAACGCCATCCTCGCAGCTATTATCATGAATGCTGTGATTCCTTTGATTGATATCCAAGCTGCGATATTGATCTTCAAGGTCGATAAGCTTGACTTCGTTGCTTGTATGGGAGCTTTCTTTGGCGTCATCTTTGCTTCCGTTGAGATAGGGCTTCTCATTGCC GTCTCTATATCATTTGCTAAGATTCTCTTGCAAGTAACAAGACCTAGAACCGCGGTTCTTGGAAACATTCCGAGAACTTCAGTTTACAGAAACATCCAACAGTATCCTGAAGCCACTATGGTTCCAGGGGTTCTCACGATTCGTGTTGACTCAGCCATTTACTTCTCCAACTCAAATTACGTCAGAGAAAG GATCCAAAGATGGTTACTAGAGGAAGAAGAGAACGTGAAAGCAGCAAGCTTACCTAGGATCCAGTTTCTAATCATCGAGATGTCAC CTGTGACGGATATCGATACAAGTGGTATCCACGCCCTAGAAGACTTATACAAATCTCTCCAGAAGAGAGATATTCAG CTGATTCTTGCAAATCCTGGACCATTGGTGATAGGCAAGCTACACTTGTCTCACTTTGCTGACATGTTGGGATATGACCATATCTTTCTGACGGTGGCTGACGCCGTCGAAGCTTGTGGTCCAAAACTCTCCGACGAGGTCTGA